From the Rhodopirellula bahusiensis genome, one window contains:
- a CDS encoding GNAT family acetyltransferase has protein sequence MLIRKFVAEDRDAVADLWLTVFPRSTGHNDPGASIDRKMAASDDLFFVAIEEGNVAGTVMAGYDGHRGWLYSVAVSPVYRRRGVGSRLVQHAESELTRRGCPKVNLQVIADNSEVVAFYRSLGFGVEERISMGKLTGQ, from the coding sequence ATGTTGATTCGCAAGTTTGTCGCCGAAGATCGTGATGCCGTCGCGGACCTTTGGCTTACCGTGTTTCCACGTTCGACCGGGCACAATGACCCAGGTGCATCGATCGATCGCAAAATGGCAGCGAGCGATGACTTGTTCTTCGTCGCGATCGAAGAAGGGAATGTTGCCGGGACCGTGATGGCCGGGTACGACGGGCACCGAGGTTGGTTGTATTCCGTCGCCGTTTCGCCCGTCTATCGACGACGAGGCGTCGGGTCGCGATTGGTCCAGCATGCTGAATCGGAACTGACCCGTCGCGGTTGTCCCAAGGTGAACTTGCAAGTGATCGCGGACAACAGTGAAGTCGTTGCGTTCTACCGGTCACTTGGCTTTGGTGTCGAAGAGCGAATCAGCATGGGAAAGCTGACCGGTCAGTGA
- a CDS encoding type II toxin-antitoxin system RelE/ParE family toxin codes for MTQAKCLVLPGERFENALVVRPASMTSVIVLEGAERDYSESLAWYAKRSTGVAEDFDIELDRAFSLIDAEPTRYPKCDARHRFFLLRRFPFRVIYRIERDAVVVVAVAHGSRVPSYWSHR; via the coding sequence ATGACTCAGGCGAAATGTCTGGTTCTTCCTGGGGAGAGGTTCGAGAACGCGCTCGTCGTCAGGCCGGCCTCGATGACTAGTGTCATCGTTCTCGAAGGTGCTGAACGCGATTATTCCGAGTCGCTTGCGTGGTATGCGAAGAGAAGTACTGGTGTTGCCGAGGATTTCGACATTGAGCTGGATCGAGCATTCTCGTTGATCGATGCGGAGCCCACACGTTACCCGAAATGCGATGCTCGGCACCGCTTTTTTCTTTTACGTCGATTTCCGTTTCGAGTGATTTACCGTATCGAGCGCGACGCTGTGGTCGTGGTTGCTGTTGCACACGGATCGCGGGTTCCCAGCTATTGGTCTCACCGATGA
- a CDS encoding addiction module protein has translation MTTMKEILTAAKALPSAERARLIEALWDDISPADWVPPSTQWITEANRRSDAYDSGEMSGSSWGEVRERARRQAGLDD, from the coding sequence ATGACCACAATGAAAGAGATTCTGACGGCGGCGAAGGCTCTTCCCTCTGCGGAGAGAGCAAGGTTGATCGAGGCGCTTTGGGACGACATCTCGCCCGCTGATTGGGTGCCACCAAGCACGCAGTGGATCACTGAAGCGAATCGTCGAAGCGACGCCTATGACTCAGGCGAAATGTCTGGTTCTTCCTGGGGAGAGGTTCGAGAACGCGCTCGTCGTCAGGCCGGCCTCGATGACTAG
- a CDS encoding LutC/YkgG family protein, producing MNEAHSNSRQTVLDRLKGCVVDAPELPTIDPARVIQFEDRLQHFQETLASVGGEAHLVNTPGEIREKLDTIEVFQSARRIASTVPDAVASTVDLATVDDPHSLSTLDWTIVRGEFGVAENGAIWIDGKTLPHRVMIFIAQYLAIVISRSDLLNNMHEAYARIGTPDPGFGVFVSGPSKTADIEQSLVLGAHGCRKLQVFLLP from the coding sequence GTGAACGAAGCGCATTCCAACAGTCGGCAAACCGTTTTGGATCGATTGAAAGGTTGCGTCGTGGACGCGCCCGAGTTGCCCACGATCGATCCCGCTCGCGTGATCCAGTTCGAAGATCGTTTGCAGCATTTTCAAGAGACTTTGGCGTCGGTGGGCGGTGAAGCCCACTTGGTCAACACTCCCGGCGAAATTCGCGAGAAGTTGGATACCATCGAGGTCTTTCAGTCTGCTCGCCGGATCGCTTCGACGGTTCCGGACGCGGTTGCATCGACGGTGGACTTGGCAACTGTTGACGACCCGCATTCTTTGTCGACGTTGGACTGGACGATCGTTCGCGGCGAGTTCGGCGTGGCGGAAAATGGAGCGATTTGGATCGATGGAAAGACATTGCCTCACCGAGTCATGATCTTCATCGCCCAGTACTTGGCCATCGTGATTTCGCGATCCGATTTGCTCAACAACATGCACGAAGCGTACGCCCGAATCGGAACACCGGATCCTGGGTTTGGAGTTTTCGTATCCGGCCCTAGCAAAACCGCTGACATCGAACAATCGTTGGTCCTCGGAGCCCACGGTTGCCGCAAGCTACAGGTGTTCCTGTTGCCTTGA
- a CDS encoding lactate utilization protein B, giving the protein MNEFQSEVTSLTSTLPIVDHPSAAREFVTNEPRSHWHDDSLWFVRSKRDKQAHSIPEWEYLREQASTIKTHTIAKLPEYLQQFEANATRLGAVVHWAADAEEHNRIVLDLLRRNDTLRIVKSKSMLTEECGLNEYLIDNGIDVVDTDLGERIVQLRGETPSHIVLPAIHIKKEEVGDTFHEHLGTRAGESDPQVLTEAARGHLRGKFLSGEVGITGVNFAIADTGGLVVCTNEGNADLGVSLPRIHIACMGIEKLVPRFQDLSVFTRLLARSATGQPITSYTSHFHGPRDENSELHIVLVDNGRSKIRDSKTFRESLHCIRCGACMNTCPVYRRSGGHSYRATVPGPIGSVLGPAKNAKAHKSLPFACSLCGSCTDVCPVKIPLHHQLLAWRKVLVGKRLVAWNKRMAMKAASFLFQNPPLFAAAGYFGRVALKVLPKALTHNRFNTWAKDRDLPEPPKQSFHEWYAKNRPTASQAVSKEERS; this is encoded by the coding sequence TTGAATGAATTCCAAAGCGAAGTGACTTCCTTGACCTCCACTCTTCCCATCGTCGATCACCCGAGTGCCGCTCGCGAATTCGTGACCAATGAGCCGCGGTCGCATTGGCACGATGACTCGTTGTGGTTCGTTCGCAGCAAGCGTGACAAACAAGCGCATTCAATTCCCGAGTGGGAATACCTTCGCGAGCAAGCGTCGACGATCAAGACCCACACGATCGCGAAACTGCCGGAGTACTTGCAGCAATTCGAGGCCAACGCGACTCGGTTGGGTGCGGTTGTTCATTGGGCGGCCGATGCTGAGGAACACAACCGCATTGTGCTGGATCTGCTTCGTCGCAACGACACGCTTCGCATCGTGAAGAGCAAATCGATGCTGACCGAAGAGTGCGGCCTGAATGAGTACTTGATCGACAACGGGATCGACGTCGTCGACACGGACTTGGGCGAACGCATTGTTCAATTGCGTGGTGAAACCCCCAGTCACATTGTTCTGCCTGCGATTCATATCAAGAAGGAAGAGGTCGGCGACACCTTTCACGAGCACCTTGGAACGCGGGCTGGCGAGTCCGATCCGCAGGTGCTGACCGAAGCGGCCCGTGGTCACTTGCGAGGCAAGTTCTTGAGCGGTGAAGTCGGAATCACCGGTGTCAATTTCGCAATCGCTGACACTGGCGGATTGGTCGTTTGCACGAACGAGGGCAACGCGGACCTGGGAGTTTCTCTGCCGCGAATTCACATCGCTTGCATGGGAATTGAAAAGCTGGTGCCGCGGTTTCAAGACCTTTCGGTCTTCACTCGATTGCTCGCTCGCAGCGCGACGGGGCAACCGATCACCAGCTACACATCGCACTTCCATGGGCCTCGTGACGAGAACAGCGAACTGCACATCGTGTTGGTCGACAACGGCCGATCCAAAATTCGCGACAGCAAGACTTTTCGCGAATCGTTGCACTGCATTCGCTGCGGCGCTTGCATGAACACATGCCCGGTGTATCGACGCAGCGGTGGGCACAGCTATCGAGCCACCGTGCCTGGGCCGATCGGCAGTGTGCTGGGGCCAGCGAAGAATGCGAAGGCTCACAAAAGTTTGCCGTTTGCATGCAGTTTGTGTGGTTCGTGCACCGACGTTTGCCCGGTCAAGATTCCGTTGCACCATCAATTGCTGGCGTGGCGAAAGGTGTTGGTGGGAAAACGTTTGGTCGCTTGGAACAAACGGATGGCGATGAAGGCCGCTTCGTTCTTGTTCCAGAATCCGCCGTTGTTTGCAGCCGCTGGCTATTTCGGACGAGTCGCTTTGAAAGTGTTGCCGAAAGCACTGACTCACAATCGATTCAACACGTGGGCGAAGGATCGAGATCTTCCCGAGCCGCCGAAGCAGTCATTCCACGAGTGGTATGCCAAGAATCGTCCAACGGCTTCGCAAGCGGTTTCAAAGGAGGAGCGGTCGTGA
- a CDS encoding (Fe-S)-binding protein: MTVALFIPCYIDQFYPDVAIATLTVLERLGVQVEYPAGQTCCGQPMANTGCDSDTAPVAKQWVKRFAGYDAVVCPSGSCVSMIRNHYSDYFGPEDTDFQHLRDNTFELCEFIVDQLGVRSIPGRFDRPVSIHSSCHGLRELRLGACSENMTPREDKLRMLLESLEGIEIKPITRVDECCGFGGTFAVAERETSVAMGVDRVTDHISSGSEVMVAGDMSCLMHMSGLIRRRNMPMSVKHVAEVLNEAIQSDSSGLDRSSSAMANQ; encoded by the coding sequence ATGACTGTTGCTCTGTTCATCCCCTGTTACATCGACCAGTTCTACCCGGATGTCGCAATTGCGACGTTGACAGTGTTGGAACGTTTAGGGGTTCAGGTCGAATATCCGGCCGGTCAAACGTGCTGTGGCCAGCCGATGGCCAACACGGGGTGCGATTCCGACACGGCGCCGGTCGCGAAGCAGTGGGTGAAGCGGTTCGCCGGATATGACGCCGTGGTGTGCCCCTCTGGCAGCTGCGTGTCGATGATCCGGAATCACTATTCGGATTACTTCGGCCCCGAAGACACCGATTTTCAGCATCTGCGGGACAACACGTTCGAATTGTGCGAGTTCATCGTCGATCAGTTGGGGGTTCGTTCCATCCCTGGGCGTTTCGATCGCCCGGTCAGCATTCATTCCAGTTGTCACGGGCTGCGAGAGTTGCGATTGGGTGCATGCAGCGAGAACATGACTCCGCGAGAAGACAAATTGCGGATGTTGTTGGAATCACTTGAAGGAATTGAAATCAAACCCATCACCCGTGTCGATGAATGCTGTGGCTTCGGCGGGACGTTTGCGGTTGCTGAACGAGAGACCAGTGTGGCGATGGGAGTGGACCGAGTGACGGATCACATTTCCTCTGGCAGCGAAGTGATGGTCGCTGGCGACATGAGCTGTTTGATGCACATGAGCGGATTGATTCGGCGACGCAACATGCCGATGTCGGTCAAGCATGTTGCCGAAGTATTGAACGAAGCGATCCAGTCAGATTCCAGCGGTTTGGATCGGTCTTCGTCAGCGATGGCGAATCAGTGA
- a CDS encoding 4Fe-4S dicluster domain-containing protein produces the protein MISAAKPTTCTLVVSKGQSRNPAKRGLETAIAQAAGQLDGVEVIMVPHLYDLPKGGESLELLQKIEGDLIVCSWIFSRAAHWVLDRNGIGGATGEVELGADDEDEEELSLAEPDPAAEEQEPVDRVTDLYPRPDRTIHCLDLKVSESVDDFVGEIKRILQLEEADDRSLPIVGGKIVEVDETTNRRWYPVIDFSRCTNCMECIDFCLFGVYGVDGVENILVEQPDNCRKGCPACSRVCPENAIIFPQHKAPAIAGAVTEGDEGFKIDLSQLFGAPTDKGDPIATAARERDEQLLLTGREAVGIDDNLKKRQAALNEKPKDNLDRLIDSLDELDL, from the coding sequence ATGATCTCCGCCGCCAAACCCACCACGTGCACGCTGGTTGTTTCCAAGGGACAATCTCGCAACCCGGCCAAACGAGGCCTGGAAACGGCGATTGCACAGGCCGCGGGCCAGCTCGACGGCGTCGAAGTCATCATGGTCCCTCACCTGTACGATTTGCCCAAGGGTGGTGAATCCCTGGAGTTGCTGCAGAAAATCGAAGGCGACCTGATCGTCTGCAGCTGGATTTTCTCACGAGCCGCCCACTGGGTTCTGGACCGCAACGGAATCGGCGGCGCCACCGGCGAAGTCGAACTGGGTGCGGATGACGAAGACGAGGAAGAACTATCACTGGCGGAACCAGATCCAGCCGCCGAAGAACAAGAACCAGTCGACCGGGTCACGGATTTGTATCCTCGGCCGGATCGCACGATCCACTGCCTGGACCTGAAGGTTTCCGAATCGGTGGACGACTTCGTTGGCGAAATCAAACGCATCCTCCAGCTCGAAGAAGCGGATGATCGATCGCTGCCGATTGTTGGCGGAAAGATCGTCGAAGTCGATGAAACGACCAATCGACGCTGGTACCCGGTCATCGATTTCAGCCGCTGCACCAATTGCATGGAGTGCATCGACTTCTGCTTGTTCGGCGTTTACGGAGTCGACGGGGTTGAAAACATCTTGGTCGAACAACCGGACAACTGCCGCAAAGGTTGTCCCGCATGCAGTCGCGTGTGTCCCGAGAACGCGATCATCTTCCCTCAACACAAGGCTCCCGCCATCGCAGGAGCCGTGACCGAGGGCGACGAAGGATTCAAAATCGATTTGTCGCAGTTGTTCGGTGCTCCTACCGACAAAGGCGACCCGATCGCGACCGCCGCGCGAGAACGCGATGAGCAGTTGTTGCTCACCGGTCGCGAAGCGGTGGGAATCGACGACAACCTGAAAAAACGCCAAGCTGCTCTGAACGAGAAACCCAAAGACAACTTGGATCGCTTGATCGATTCGCTGGACGAATTGGATTTATAG
- a CDS encoding class II fumarate hydratase, which translates to MTDFRTERDSMGEVRVPQNAYYGAQTQRAVENFPVSGWQLPPSMIAAMGRVKLACGIANRDLGKLTGSGKNPLSDGQVESMLSAAKEVADGQLVDQFPVDVFQTGSGTSSNMNINEVLSNRAIEIDGGDRMAEAKSIHPNDHINMGQSTNDTFPTAIHVAAAYEIENRLLPALRRMHESLTEKAQAWDKIIKIGRTHLMDATPLRLGQEFGGFARQIELSIARAEAARDAVLELPVGGTAVGSGINTHPEFGARVAASLSEQTGIAFIEAVNHFEGNANRDGLVDSHGGLKCVAQTLLGLANNIRWLGSGPRCGFYEVKLPTRQPGSSIMPGKVNPVMCESLMQVAARVIGNDTCMTVSGGCGGNFQLNIMMPVMAHTVLESIELLAGGVTAFIDFCLDGMEPNEEACEAAVEQSLSMCTSLNPLIGYEQAAALAKEAFKSGQTIRELCKEKGILEDDVLTEALDPWKMTEPQA; encoded by the coding sequence ATGACCGATTTCCGAACTGAACGCGACTCGATGGGTGAAGTCCGCGTGCCGCAAAATGCTTACTACGGTGCCCAGACTCAACGGGCGGTCGAAAACTTTCCCGTCAGTGGTTGGCAGCTGCCTCCATCGATGATCGCCGCGATGGGACGCGTCAAACTGGCTTGTGGGATCGCCAATCGTGATCTCGGAAAATTGACGGGCTCGGGCAAAAACCCGCTCAGCGACGGCCAAGTCGAATCGATGTTGTCCGCAGCCAAAGAAGTCGCCGATGGACAGCTGGTCGACCAGTTCCCCGTGGATGTGTTCCAAACGGGAAGCGGCACCAGCAGCAACATGAACATCAACGAGGTGTTGTCCAATCGCGCGATTGAAATCGATGGCGGCGATCGGATGGCCGAGGCGAAATCGATTCACCCCAATGATCACATCAACATGGGGCAGTCGACCAACGACACCTTCCCGACCGCGATTCATGTGGCGGCGGCCTATGAAATTGAGAATCGTTTGCTGCCCGCTTTGCGCCGCATGCACGAGTCACTGACGGAAAAGGCCCAGGCGTGGGACAAAATCATCAAGATCGGGCGGACTCACTTGATGGACGCGACGCCGTTGCGTTTGGGGCAAGAGTTTGGTGGGTTTGCTCGTCAGATTGAGTTGTCGATCGCCCGCGCCGAGGCTGCCCGAGACGCGGTCCTTGAACTGCCCGTTGGCGGCACCGCGGTCGGCAGTGGAATCAATACGCATCCGGAGTTTGGTGCTCGCGTCGCGGCCAGTTTGTCGGAGCAAACCGGCATCGCTTTCATCGAAGCGGTCAATCACTTCGAGGGCAACGCCAACCGTGACGGATTGGTGGACTCGCACGGAGGGCTAAAATGCGTCGCCCAAACATTGCTCGGTCTCGCCAACAACATTCGCTGGCTGGGCAGCGGGCCGCGTTGCGGTTTCTACGAAGTGAAATTGCCAACTCGCCAACCGGGCAGCTCGATCATGCCCGGCAAAGTCAATCCGGTGATGTGTGAGTCTTTGATGCAGGTTGCCGCTCGCGTGATCGGCAACGACACCTGCATGACGGTCAGCGGCGGATGCGGAGGAAACTTCCAGCTCAACATCATGATGCCCGTGATGGCCCATACCGTTTTGGAATCGATCGAGTTGTTGGCCGGTGGCGTGACCGCGTTCATCGATTTCTGCTTGGACGGCATGGAACCCAACGAAGAAGCTTGCGAAGCCGCGGTGGAGCAAAGCCTTTCGATGTGCACCAGCCTGAACCCGTTGATCGGCTACGAACAAGCCGCGGCGCTAGCAAAAGAAGCGTTCAAGTCCGGCCAAACGATTCGCGAGTTGTGCAAAGAAAAAGGGATCTTGGAGGACGACGTTTTGACCGAAGCGTTGGATCCATGGAAGATGACCGAGCCCCAAGCGTAG
- a CDS encoding GntP family permease — protein MMPWDNGSAMKRLAACLGLFSLVIFSGDVFAAESVGDVGAQTAESISMTPIWMVLAGIVSVLAMIIGLKLNAFLALIISALFVSLLIGFQSGDDAGSRMEAVVSAFGGSAGGVGIVIAMAAIIGKCMLDSGSADRIVRTAVGVTGEKKASLGLMVSGFILAVPVFFDTVFYLLVPLARSLHKRTQANYLRYLMAIATGGAITHTLVPPTPGPLLVSAILGVDIGMMMAVGAAVAIPSAILGLIFSIVVDKKMPVPMRPLGANEDKHEPLAEEQLPSLWASMLPVILPVALIGAGTLATTLADKEDRAAVTAADIESFELLSEKFADASALSPAGRMVNSSKLTDEQRETLKAPPTTPEQEALFVAAMNDALLDPDFYDADAFDDVEIPEVSSELMAANQLRMKPVDRRRMNRALFDSAYPELLAAHRWDSSMRKTANSLGLWSNPNFALLLAALSAILTFKIVRQLSWREVGVDVEESLMSGGVIILITAAGGAFGAMLSGTNIASTIQQFFEGREAAGLAILLLAWSISAVLKVAQGSSTVAMIIGAGMMAAILGGQQPPFHLVYVATAVGSGSLMGSWMNDSGFWVFTKMGGLTESESLRSWTPLLATLSIGGLVTTIILSQIVPMAG, from the coding sequence ATGATGCCTTGGGATAATGGGTCAGCGATGAAACGCTTGGCCGCATGTTTGGGTTTGTTTTCGCTCGTGATTTTTTCGGGCGACGTTTTTGCCGCGGAGTCGGTCGGCGATGTCGGTGCGCAGACGGCTGAATCCATTTCGATGACTCCCATCTGGATGGTCCTGGCAGGCATCGTCAGCGTGCTGGCGATGATCATCGGGTTGAAGCTCAATGCCTTTCTGGCGCTGATCATCTCGGCATTGTTCGTCAGCCTTCTGATCGGGTTTCAGTCCGGTGACGATGCGGGCTCCCGGATGGAAGCTGTCGTTTCCGCCTTTGGTGGTTCAGCCGGCGGCGTTGGCATCGTCATCGCCATGGCGGCGATCATCGGCAAGTGCATGCTCGACAGCGGATCCGCGGACCGAATCGTCCGCACCGCCGTTGGTGTCACCGGCGAAAAGAAAGCCTCACTGGGATTGATGGTCAGCGGTTTCATCCTGGCGGTGCCGGTTTTCTTTGACACGGTTTTCTACCTCTTGGTGCCGCTGGCTCGCAGCCTTCACAAACGCACCCAAGCCAACTACTTGCGTTACCTGATGGCCATCGCCACCGGCGGCGCGATCACTCACACGTTGGTTCCGCCGACACCCGGCCCGCTTTTGGTGTCCGCGATCTTGGGTGTCGACATTGGAATGATGATGGCCGTCGGTGCCGCCGTCGCCATTCCATCCGCGATCCTCGGTCTGATCTTCTCGATCGTGGTCGACAAGAAGATGCCCGTCCCAATGCGTCCGCTGGGTGCCAACGAAGACAAACACGAACCCTTGGCCGAAGAGCAGCTTCCATCGCTTTGGGCCTCGATGTTGCCTGTCATCCTGCCGGTTGCTTTGATCGGTGCGGGCACGTTGGCCACCACGTTGGCAGACAAAGAAGATCGCGCGGCGGTCACCGCAGCGGACATCGAAAGCTTTGAACTCCTGAGCGAAAAATTCGCCGACGCCAGTGCCTTGTCACCAGCGGGCCGCATGGTCAATAGTTCGAAATTGACCGATGAACAACGCGAAACTTTGAAGGCACCGCCGACCACTCCCGAACAAGAAGCCCTGTTTGTCGCCGCGATGAACGACGCGTTGCTCGACCCCGACTTCTACGACGCCGATGCGTTTGACGATGTCGAAATCCCAGAGGTCAGCAGCGAACTGATGGCTGCCAACCAACTGCGAATGAAACCCGTTGATCGTCGCCGCATGAACCGGGCTCTTTTCGATTCGGCTTACCCTGAATTGCTCGCCGCACATCGCTGGGACAGCTCAATGCGAAAGACGGCCAATTCGCTCGGACTGTGGAGCAACCCGAACTTTGCGTTGTTGCTGGCAGCTTTGTCGGCGATCCTGACCTTCAAAATCGTTCGTCAACTGTCGTGGCGAGAGGTCGGCGTGGACGTGGAAGAATCACTGATGAGTGGTGGCGTCATTATCTTGATCACCGCCGCGGGTGGTGCTTTCGGAGCGATGCTCAGCGGGACCAACATCGCCAGCACGATCCAGCAATTCTTCGAAGGCCGTGAAGCCGCCGGGCTGGCGATTTTGCTGCTGGCTTGGTCGATTTCCGCGGTCTTGAAAGTGGCACAAGGCAGCAGCACCGTCGCCATGATCATCGGTGCCGGAATGATGGCCGCGATCCTGGGCGGGCAACAACCGCCGTTCCACTTGGTCTACGTTGCGACCGCCGTTGGCAGCGGATCATTGATGGGCAGCTGGATGAACGACAGCGGATTTTGGGTGTTCACCAAAATGGGCGGGCTGACCGAAAGCGAATCGCTGCGAAGCTGGACACCGCTCTTGGCGACCCTGTCGATCGGTGGCTTGGTCACCACGATTATCCTCAGCCAAATCGTCCCGATGGCAGGCTGA
- the rny gene encoding ribonuclease Y: MNPQLATTILYCLFFFFLGIAAVLAFIQRQAVKRRERLDEEAKAVLETARREAETRGNQLIVDAREKALAVKADADREVATMREKEQIRDRKLDAREDQLASGQESLRKAQRGLESSQTRLAAQMRNLTEQRAELDRLVQESQRSLEKVSGMTQEEAADQLMQSLRQDLEHEIGSTVLKHQRELGRRVDAQAREMLLTAMQRYASVHTADTTTSTVGVPTDDMKGRIIGREGRNIRAFEKATGVDLIIDDTPGVVVVSGFDPVRREVARMSLEKLIADGRIHPSKIEETVEQAGKEIQAFILQKGHEAAGEVNISGLHDRVIEMLGRLHFRTSYSQNVLRHSVEVAFLSGMMAEMIGLDGDLARRCGLLHDIGKAADHELEGGHPKIGADLLRRSKENDEVVHAAKGHHDEIVTEFPYTMLVATADACSASRPGARRESLERYVKRMEELESIAQRFDGVQQAYAISAGRELRVMVGSQQVSDERAAAICRDIASTFEKELTYPGEIKVTVVREARFTNTAK, encoded by the coding sequence ATGAATCCGCAACTCGCCACCACCATCCTCTATTGCCTGTTCTTCTTTTTCCTCGGTATTGCCGCCGTTTTGGCCTTCATCCAGCGTCAGGCCGTCAAACGCCGAGAACGGCTTGATGAAGAAGCCAAGGCGGTTCTCGAGACCGCTCGTCGAGAAGCAGAAACAAGAGGCAATCAACTCATCGTCGACGCTCGCGAAAAAGCACTGGCTGTCAAAGCCGATGCGGATCGTGAAGTGGCGACCATGCGCGAAAAAGAACAAATTCGCGATCGCAAACTGGACGCCCGGGAAGATCAATTGGCGTCCGGCCAAGAGTCCCTGCGGAAAGCCCAGCGTGGTTTGGAAAGCAGCCAAACTCGGCTCGCTGCGCAGATGCGAAACCTGACCGAGCAACGTGCCGAGCTGGATCGATTGGTGCAGGAAAGCCAGCGGTCGCTCGAGAAGGTCAGCGGCATGACTCAGGAGGAAGCGGCCGACCAGTTGATGCAATCACTCCGTCAAGATCTCGAGCACGAAATCGGTTCAACGGTGCTGAAACATCAGCGTGAATTGGGCCGACGAGTCGATGCGCAGGCTCGCGAGATGTTGTTGACGGCCATGCAGCGTTACGCGTCGGTGCACACCGCTGACACGACCACCAGCACGGTTGGCGTGCCGACCGACGACATGAAAGGCCGCATCATCGGCCGCGAAGGTCGCAACATCCGTGCGTTCGAAAAAGCGACCGGTGTGGACTTGATCATCGACGACACTCCCGGCGTGGTTGTGGTCAGCGGCTTCGATCCGGTCCGCCGCGAAGTCGCTCGCATGTCACTTGAAAAGTTGATCGCGGACGGTCGGATCCATCCGTCGAAGATTGAAGAAACAGTCGAGCAGGCCGGCAAAGAAATCCAGGCGTTCATTCTGCAAAAGGGGCACGAAGCCGCCGGCGAAGTCAATATATCGGGTTTGCATGATCGCGTGATCGAAATGCTTGGTCGATTGCATTTTCGGACCTCGTATAGCCAGAACGTGTTGCGGCACAGCGTCGAAGTGGCGTTCTTGTCCGGGATGATGGCGGAGATGATCGGTCTGGATGGCGACCTGGCCCGTCGTTGTGGATTGCTTCACGACATTGGCAAAGCGGCTGATCACGAACTCGAAGGCGGCCACCCCAAAATCGGTGCGGACCTTTTGCGTCGCAGCAAAGAAAACGACGAAGTGGTGCACGCCGCCAAAGGCCATCACGACGAAATTGTGACCGAGTTCCCCTACACGATGTTGGTCGCGACGGCCGACGCCTGCAGTGCGTCCCGTCCCGGTGCCCGACGCGAATCTTTGGAGCGATATGTCAAACGGATGGAAGAATTGGAATCCATCGCCCAACGGTTCGATGGCGTGCAGCAGGCCTATGCGATCTCGGCCGGTCGCGAGCTACGAGTGATGGTCGGCAGTCAGCAAGTCAGCGACGAGCGAGCCGCTGCGATCTGCCGTGACATCGCGTCCACGTTTGAAAAAGAGTTGACCTACCCTGGTGAAATCAAAGTCACCGTGGTCCGCGAAGCCCGCTTCACCAACACGGCGAAGTAA